The following proteins are encoded in a genomic region of Bubalus kerabau isolate K-KA32 ecotype Philippines breed swamp buffalo chromosome 15, PCC_UOA_SB_1v2, whole genome shotgun sequence:
- the HARBI1 gene encoding putative nuclease HARBI1, with protein MAIPITVLDCDLLLYGRGHRTLDRFKLDDVTDEYLMSMYGFPRQFIYYLVELLGASLSRPTQRSRAISPETQILAALGFYTSGSFQTRMGDAIGISQASMSRCVANVTEALVERALQFIHFPADEASVQALKDEFYGLAGIPGVIGVVDCMHVAIKAPNAEDLSYVNRKGLHSLNCLMVCDIRGALMTVETSWPGSLQDCVVLQRSSLGSQFEAGMHKESWLLGDSSFFLRTWLMTPLHIPETPAEYRYNMAHSATHSVIEKTFRTLCSRFRCLDGSKGALQYSPEKSSHIILACCVLHNISLEHGMDVWSSPVTGPVEQPPEEEYEHMESLDLEADRIRQELMLTHFS; from the exons ATGGCTATACCAATAACAGTACTTGACTGTGATCTCTTGCTATATGGCCGAGGTCACCGGACATTGGACCGCTTTAAGCTGGATGATGTGACGGATGAATACTTGATGTCCATGTATGGGTTTCCACGACAGTTCATTTATTACTTGGTGGAGCTCTTGGGGGCGAGCCTTTCTAGACCTACTCAGAGATCCAGGGCTATTAGCCCAGAGACACAGATCCTTGCAGCACTGGGCTTCTATACCTCAGGTTCCTTCCAGACTCGGATGGGAGACGCTATTGGAATCAGTCAGGCATCTATGAGTCGATGTGTTGCCAACGTCACCGAAGCGCTTGTGGAAAGAGCTTTGCAGTTCATCCACTTTCCAGCTGATGAAGCCTCTGTGCAGGCTCTGAAGGATGAATTCTATGGGTTGGCAGGGATACCAGGGGTCATAGGGGTAGTTGACTGTATGCATGTAGCAATCAAGGCTCCAAATGCTGAAGACCTTTCCTACGTGAACCGTAAAGGTCTTCATTCTTTAAATTGCCTGATGGTGTGTGACATCAGAGGGGCACTGATGACTGTGGAGACAAGCTGGCCAGGGAGCCTCCAAGACTGTGTTGTGCTACAGCGGTCTTCTCTCGGCAGCCAGTTTGAAGCTGGGATGCACAAAGAGAGCTGGCTTCTTG GTGACAGTTCCTTCTTTCTCCGCACCTGGCTCATGACCCCACTTCACATTCCTGAAACTCCAGCTGAATATCGCTATAACATGGCCCATTCCGCAACTCACAGTGTGATTGAGAAGACCTTCCGAACGCTCTGCTCCCGATTCCGCTGCCTGGATGGATCCAAGGGGGCACTGCAGTACTCTCCAGAGAAGTCCAGCCACATCATCCTGGCCTGCTGCGTCCTCCACAACATCTCCCTGGAGCACGGGATGGATGTGTGGTCCTCTCCAGTGACCGGCCCGGTGGAACAGCCCCCCGAGGAGGAATATGAGCACATGGAGTCCTTGGACCTGGAGGCTGATCGCATCCGTCAAGAGCTGATGCTCACTCACTTCAGCTAA